One Natrinema sp. DC36 genomic window, CGTCGCGGAGGCAGTCACCCGTCGGGCGACGGTGCCGGTGACGATCGTCCCGTAGGCGACGGCGTCCGATTTCGGTCGCGTCGCCCGGCACGCCGAATCATCGATATTTTGGCCTCGAGCCCTCACTGTCTGCTATGGACGATCAGTTGGGGACGACACTCCATACCGGCCTTCTCATCTCGACAACGGCACTGATGGCGTGGCTCTCCGGCTTGCCGATGCTGTTCCCGAGTCTCGGGCCCTCGGCGTTCGTGCTCGCTCTGTTTCAGGACAGCGACGCGACTGCGCCGCGGCGGGTGATCGGCGGCCACGCCATCGGCGTCGCCGCTGGCCTGCTGGCCTATCACTCGCTCGGCGTCACGACCTCGATCACGGCTGCGGCTGAGCCCGGATCGCTCGAGGCTCTCGCGCTCGGCGCAAGTGGCGTCGTCGCAACGACGCTGACCGCGGGCGGGATGCTCGTGACCGACACCCGCCACCCGCCGGCCTGTGCGACGACGCTGATCGTCTCGCTGGGCCTGCTCTCGGGTCCGTTCGAGGGGGCGCTGATCGTCCTCACCGTTGGCGTGCTCGTCGTCGCCCACCAGCTCCTGCTGGCGACCGAACGCGCCGGCGCGCGCTATGAGCAGAGGCTCCGGTCGTAGTCCGCTGTCTTCCCATTTTCGTCTCCAATTCCCTACCAGTGGTTGGTAATTCGGTTTCTGTATTTAGAGTGGTTTGTGAAACCCATGTTCAGTACAGATGCGTACTGGTCGCGAATCATCCTATCTGGTAGCCGTGATGTCTGTAGCTCCGTGCTATCAGTGAGCAGTGGAACAAGGGACGGAACGCCAGTAATTCTACCATGATTATTTCCAATGACACCCTGTAGCAGTCACTGTGTCTGAATCAGAGAATATCTCGCCAGTGGATTCGGTGACCGACCGCCTGATGCGGTGGATATTACTTACCGGTGATCGATTCCGAATCACCGTCGCTATCACTGGGTTGGTTTTCGCCATTTTTCTTCTGTTCGGGTTCACCGGATTCATTTCGCTATCCGTCTCGGAACGGGCTGTCTGGTTTCTCAGCGGGACGATGAGCGGTCTCCTCACGCTCATCGCCATCGCCGTTGGTCTCAATCAGATCGTTCTCTCGCAGGAATTGGGCTCGCTCGATGATCTGTACGACCGGACGAAGGGAACGTTCGATGTCCATCAGCAAATCGGGGATACCACGAACGTCTCCGTGAGTTCACCACAGGCGTCAGAATTTTTCCTGCAATTTTCAAACGCCATCAACGACCGAGCGGGGGAGCTCGAAGCGGCGGGTGAGAAAGCCACCAACGAACAACTGCAAGAGGAGATCAGAGACTATACCGAAACACTCACCGAACAGACCGACAACATCAGCGCCGATCTCGAAGACCTCGGTTTCGAGCTGACCGATACACTGATCGTCCTGCTTGATTATCACGATTCGTGGCAACTCCACACGGCGCGTCGTCTCGATGCCACGTACCAGAATGAGCTTTCGGAGACCGCGATCGAGGCGCTCGACGAATTAGGGGATCTCTTCTTGGAGCTCGACGCCGCACGCGATTATATCAAATCGTTGTGGATACAGCGAGAACTCGCAGAGCTGTCGCGAATGATGCTGTACACCGGACTTCCGGCGGTCATCGTCACCACACTCGGCATCTTTATCGCCCCAGAAATACCCGGTTTCACGATTGCACGCCCGATCATTGTCGT contains:
- a CDS encoding HPP family protein; amino-acid sequence: MDDQLGTTLHTGLLISTTALMAWLSGLPMLFPSLGPSAFVLALFQDSDATAPRRVIGGHAIGVAAGLLAYHSLGVTTSITAAAEPGSLEALALGASGVVATTLTAGGMLVTDTRHPPACATTLIVSLGLLSGPFEGALIVLTVGVLVVAHQLLLATERAGARYEQRLRS